From Pseudorca crassidens isolate mPseCra1 chromosome 7, mPseCra1.hap1, whole genome shotgun sequence, a single genomic window includes:
- the LOC137228186 gene encoding large ribosomal subunit protein eL21-like — MTNTKGKRRGTRYMFSRPFRKHGVVPLATYMRIYKKGDIVDIKGMGTVQKGMPHKCYHGKTGRVYNVTQHAVGIIVNKQVKGKILAKRINVRIEHIKHSKSRDSFLKRVKENDQKKKEAKEKGTWVQLKRQPAPPREAHFVRTNGKEAELLEPIPYEFIKDLDCEKKKRIRRKDFVAHVRDKGLISLKSKRFCQSTYDTHSNRNDGKTIRTGHSQKDN, encoded by the coding sequence ATGACCAAcacaaagggaaagaggaggggcaCCCGCTACATGTTCTCTAGGCCTTTTAGAAAACATGGAGTTGTTCCTTTGGCCACATACATGCGAATCTACAAGAAAGGTGATATTGTAGATATCAAGGGAATGGGCACTGTTCAAAAAGGAATGCCCCACAAATGTTACCATGGCAAAACTGGGAGAGTCTACAATGTTACCCAGCATGCTGTTGGCATCATTGTAAACAAACAAGTTAAGGGCAAGATTCTTGCCAAGAGAATTAATGTGCGTATCGAGCATATTAAGCACTCTAAGAGCCGGGATAGCTTCCTGAAACGGGTGaaggaaaatgatcagaaaaagaaggaagccaaaGAGAAAGGTACTTGGGTTCAACTGAAGCGCCAGCCTGCTCCACCCAGAGAAGCACACTTCGTGAGAACCAATGGAAAGGAGGCTGAACTGTTGGAGCCCATTCCCTATGAATTCATAAAAGACCTggactgtgaaaaaaaaaaaagaattaggagaAAAGATTTTGTAGCACACGTAAGAGACAAAGGGCTAATatcattaaaatcaaaaaggttCTGCCAGTCGACTTACGATACCCACTCAAATAGAAATGACGGGAAAACTATACGAACAGGTCATTCTCAAAAGGATAACTAG